A region of Paractinoplanes abujensis DNA encodes the following proteins:
- the fbaA gene encoding class II fructose-bisphosphate aldolase: MPIASPEVYAEMLDRAKAGAFAYPAINVTSSQTLNAALQGFAEAGSDGIVQISTGGAEYASGPTVKNMITGAVALAEYATEVAKNYPINIALHTDHCPKNKLDGYVRPLLALSKERVANGKAPLFQSHMWDGSAVPVDENLQIAEELLKDAAAAHIILEIEVGVVGGEEDGVSAAIDDKLYSTVEDGLATAAALGLGEKGRYMTALTFGNVHGVYKPGNVKLRPEILKEIQDAVGAKYGKEKPFDLVFHGGSGSLLSEIHGALDFGVVKMNIDTDTQYAFTRPVVDHIMKNYDGVLKIDGEVGNKKAYDPRAWGKLAEAGLAQRVVEACEHLRSSGTTLSK, encoded by the coding sequence ATGCCCATCGCTTCTCCCGAGGTCTACGCCGAGATGCTGGACCGCGCCAAGGCGGGCGCGTTCGCCTACCCGGCGATCAACGTGACGTCCTCGCAGACGCTCAACGCGGCCCTGCAGGGCTTCGCCGAGGCCGGCAGCGACGGCATCGTGCAGATCTCCACCGGTGGCGCGGAGTACGCGTCCGGCCCCACCGTCAAAAACATGATCACCGGTGCGGTCGCGCTCGCCGAGTACGCCACCGAGGTCGCCAAGAACTACCCGATCAACATCGCGCTGCACACCGACCACTGCCCGAAGAACAAGCTCGACGGGTACGTCCGGCCCCTGCTCGCGCTGAGCAAGGAGCGCGTGGCCAACGGCAAGGCGCCGCTGTTCCAGTCGCACATGTGGGACGGCTCGGCCGTGCCGGTCGACGAGAACCTGCAGATCGCCGAGGAGCTCCTCAAGGACGCCGCGGCCGCGCACATCATCCTCGAGATCGAGGTCGGCGTGGTCGGTGGCGAGGAGGACGGCGTCTCGGCCGCGATCGACGACAAGCTCTACTCCACCGTCGAGGACGGCCTGGCCACCGCGGCCGCGCTCGGCCTGGGCGAGAAGGGCCGCTACATGACGGCCCTGACCTTCGGCAACGTGCACGGCGTCTACAAGCCGGGCAACGTCAAGCTGCGCCCCGAGATCCTCAAGGAGATCCAGGACGCGGTCGGCGCCAAGTACGGCAAGGAAAAGCCGTTCGACCTGGTCTTCCACGGTGGTTCGGGTTCGCTGCTGTCCGAGATCCACGGCGCCCTGGACTTCGGCGTGGTCAAGATGAACATCGACACCGACACGCAGTACGCGTTCACCCGCCCGGTGGTCGACCACATCATGAAGAACTACGACGGCGTCCTGAAGATCGACGGCGAGGTCGGCAACAAGAAGGCGTACGACCCCCGCGCCTGGGGCAAGCTGGCCGAGGCGGGCCTGGCCCAGCGTGTCGTCGAGGCCTGCGAGCACCTGCGTTCCTCGGGCACCACCCTCTCGAAGTAA